A stretch of Acidimicrobiales bacterium DNA encodes these proteins:
- a CDS encoding CoA transferase, with translation MSDENDGPLAGIRVIDIGVLVQGPQAAQMLFEMGADVVKVELPGIGDHGRWIPVSETDPRPPFFIGSNRGKRSITANLRDPDGLQVFLDLVARADVVISNFSAGAMERAGIGYEDLAAVNPRIVYAAGTAYGLEGDASRRKGADLGAQAAGGLMRATEAGDTRPGPVGITIADHIASQNMVNGVLAALLARDRTGRGQKIETSLLGGQIYAQASEYTAVFLTGEDLDAPTHGGHPVIQGLYGVVPTADGAMALVGIAPQVRAEFFAIIGRPELADEDRFMTTAIRDGTRDDLFAAIGEAMRSRTTAEWGAAFTNPDIRWSPVQRRLAVAADPDLHASGYFYTEDHPEWGEITMVGHPIRFSDTPARPGGLAPELGQHTEEILLELGRTWDDITALRDQGSI, from the coding sequence ATGAGCGACGAGAACGATGGTCCCCTCGCCGGCATCCGGGTCATCGACATCGGCGTGCTGGTCCAGGGCCCGCAGGCCGCGCAGATGCTCTTCGAGATGGGCGCCGACGTCGTCAAGGTCGAGCTGCCCGGCATCGGCGACCACGGTCGCTGGATCCCCGTCTCCGAGACGGACCCGCGTCCCCCGTTCTTCATCGGGAGCAATCGCGGCAAGCGCAGCATCACGGCGAACCTCCGCGACCCGGACGGACTCCAGGTCTTCCTCGACCTCGTCGCCCGCGCGGATGTGGTGATCTCGAACTTCAGCGCCGGCGCGATGGAGCGCGCCGGCATCGGCTACGAGGACCTCGCCGCGGTCAACCCGCGCATCGTCTACGCGGCCGGCACCGCCTACGGATTGGAGGGCGACGCGTCCCGCCGCAAGGGCGCCGACCTCGGCGCGCAGGCCGCGGGCGGACTCATGCGCGCCACCGAGGCCGGTGACACGCGGCCCGGCCCGGTCGGCATCACGATCGCGGACCACATCGCGTCCCAGAACATGGTCAACGGGGTGCTCGCCGCGCTCCTGGCCCGGGACCGCACCGGACGCGGGCAGAAGATCGAGACGTCCCTGCTCGGCGGCCAGATCTACGCTCAGGCGTCGGAGTACACCGCCGTCTTCCTGACGGGTGAGGACCTCGACGCGCCCACCCACGGCGGCCACCCCGTCATCCAGGGCCTCTACGGCGTCGTGCCGACGGCCGACGGGGCGATGGCCCTCGTCGGAATCGCGCCCCAGGTACGCGCCGAGTTCTTCGCGATCATCGGGCGACCCGAGCTGGCCGACGAAGACCGGTTCATGACGACGGCGATCCGTGACGGGACCCGCGACGACCTCTTCGCCGCGATCGGGGAGGCGATGCGGTCCCGCACGACCGCCGAGTGGGGGGCGGCGTTCACCAACCCGGACATCCGCTGGTCACCGGTGCAGCGACGACTCGCCGTCGCCGCCGACCCCGACCTCCACGCCAGCGGCTACTTCTACACCGAGGACCATCCGGAGTGGGGCGAGATCACGATGGTCGGCCATCCGATCCGCTTCAGCGACACCCCGGCCCGGCCCGGTGGGCTCGCCCCGGAGCTCGGCCAACACACCGAGGAGATCCTCCTGGAGCTCGGTCGCACCTGGGACGACATCACCGCCCTGCGCGATCAGGGCTCGATCTGA
- a CDS encoding cytochrome P450 — translation MTTTDIRDLSDIDLTDASVWEQAAPHEWLDRLRTHSPVHWHEESDGPGFWTIVRHEDVRRVSTSPLEFSNWVGGPTRLEPESMDQVRMIIIGMDPPEHRAFRNIVAKAFTPKMIGQLEESLRAETARVVGELRDRNSCDFVTDVAALIPMWSISELMGVPESDRFRLYELSHALIDDQDPEVAPTAETSMNASVEIFGYANEMAARERANPTGSLTSMLLEAEVDGQKLTDMEYTLFFMFLIVAGNETTRTASSHGLHTLLQHPDAWNRLVADPGLMPGAVEEILRWEPPIHHFRRTATADTTIGDQAIAEGDKVLMWYAGSNRDPAVFDDPHTFRIDRSPNPQQSFGIGEHFCLGANLARLSLRLLFTELLGTIENVELEAPPRRLHSNLINGIKEMRIRYDVS, via the coding sequence ATGACCACCACCGACATCCGGGACCTCAGCGACATCGACCTCACCGATGCCTCCGTGTGGGAGCAGGCCGCACCCCACGAATGGCTCGATCGGCTGCGGACCCACTCGCCCGTGCACTGGCACGAGGAGTCCGACGGACCGGGCTTCTGGACGATCGTCCGCCACGAGGACGTCCGCCGTGTTTCCACGTCGCCGCTCGAGTTCTCGAACTGGGTCGGCGGGCCGACACGGCTCGAGCCGGAGAGCATGGATCAGGTGCGGATGATCATCATCGGGATGGATCCGCCGGAGCATCGGGCGTTCCGCAACATCGTGGCCAAGGCCTTCACGCCCAAGATGATCGGCCAGCTCGAGGAGTCACTGCGGGCCGAGACCGCCCGAGTGGTCGGCGAGCTCCGCGACCGCAACAGCTGCGACTTCGTGACCGATGTCGCCGCGCTCATCCCGATGTGGTCGATCAGCGAGCTCATGGGCGTGCCCGAGTCCGACCGTTTCCGGCTCTACGAGCTCAGCCACGCCCTGATCGACGACCAGGATCCCGAGGTCGCCCCGACCGCGGAGACATCGATGAACGCCTCGGTCGAGATCTTCGGCTACGCGAACGAGATGGCGGCGCGGGAGCGGGCCAACCCGACGGGCAGTCTCACCAGCATGCTGCTCGAAGCCGAGGTCGACGGGCAGAAGCTCACCGACATGGAGTACACGCTGTTCTTCATGTTCCTCATCGTCGCCGGCAACGAGACGACCCGCACGGCGAGCTCCCACGGGCTCCACACGCTGCTCCAACACCCGGACGCGTGGAACCGTCTGGTCGCCGACCCCGGACTGATGCCGGGCGCCGTCGAGGAGATCCTCCGCTGGGAGCCACCGATCCACCATTTCCGCCGCACCGCGACGGCCGACACCACGATCGGGGATCAGGCGATCGCCGAGGGCGACAAGGTGCTGATGTGGTACGCCGGGTCGAACCGTGACCCGGCCGTGTTCGACGACCCCCACACGTTCCGCATCGACCGCTCGCCGAACCCGCAGCAGTCGTTCGGCATCGGCGAGCACTTCTGCCTCGGCGCGAACCTGGCCCGGCTCTCGCTCCGGCTGCTCTTCACCGAACTGCTGGGGACGATCGAGAACGTCGAACTCGAAGCGCCGCCTCGCCGTCTGCACTCCAACCTGATCAACGGGATCAAGGAGATGCGGATCCGCTACGACGTCAGCTGA
- a CDS encoding thioesterase family protein: MSLQVVGAGLPRTGTTSLKAALEQLLGGPCYHMLEVFSRLDSHGPAWISASGGDHSQLGVTLDGFVAAVDWPASAFWPELSERHPEARVLLSRRSDPETWWRSIDRTVGQATRDLPPGELYTDFIAGLLARLGIDGFDDPDEAMRAYEAHNERVRDSVPADRLIEWQPTDGWGPLCAGLGVDEPTDPFPHNNTTSDFRAMAGWDRAGARPSWGAGAPPLPCLAMGRALDQLLDVLDLERIDRDIFRGQNEPSDWFRLFGGQVAAQALAAAQRTVDEHRAHSLHGYFLRGGDPKTPVTYTVDRIRDGRSFSTRRVVALQDGRAIFNTSISFHTHEDGYEHQDPMPDVPDPETLPTWAERAAKLEGKIPAERLEWMKRERAIDTRSALPHSMFSGEPSTEPNPVWIRANGDVPDDPDIHAQLLTYASDIAFVDNMYRPHRRPGGPGIMLASLDHALWFHRPLRMDDWLLFIQDSPSAAGARGFARGAIYDRGGVHLASVAQEGVMRELDPERADPATAHN, translated from the coding sequence ATGTCACTGCAGGTCGTCGGCGCCGGCCTTCCCCGCACCGGAACGACCAGCCTCAAAGCCGCGTTGGAACAGCTGCTCGGCGGGCCCTGCTACCACATGCTCGAGGTCTTCTCCCGGCTCGACTCCCACGGCCCGGCGTGGATCTCGGCGAGCGGCGGCGATCACTCGCAGCTCGGGGTGACCCTGGACGGCTTCGTCGCGGCGGTCGACTGGCCGGCGTCGGCCTTCTGGCCGGAGCTGAGCGAACGCCATCCCGAGGCCCGGGTCCTGCTGTCGCGGCGAAGCGACCCGGAGACGTGGTGGCGCAGTATCGACCGGACGGTCGGGCAGGCGACCCGTGACCTTCCGCCGGGCGAGCTCTACACGGACTTCATCGCCGGTCTGCTCGCCCGCCTCGGGATCGATGGATTCGACGACCCGGACGAGGCGATGCGGGCGTACGAGGCCCACAACGAGCGGGTGCGCGACTCGGTTCCCGCCGATCGGCTCATCGAATGGCAACCGACGGACGGTTGGGGCCCACTGTGCGCGGGTCTCGGCGTGGACGAGCCGACCGATCCCTTCCCCCACAACAACACGACGTCGGACTTCCGGGCGATGGCCGGCTGGGACCGAGCGGGCGCCCGCCCATCGTGGGGCGCCGGTGCGCCGCCGCTACCGTGCCTCGCCATGGGCCGTGCACTCGATCAGCTTCTCGACGTCCTCGATCTCGAGCGGATCGACCGCGACATCTTCCGGGGGCAGAACGAACCGAGCGACTGGTTCCGGCTCTTCGGCGGCCAGGTCGCGGCGCAGGCCCTCGCGGCCGCGCAGCGCACCGTGGACGAACACCGGGCCCACAGCCTGCACGGCTACTTCCTGCGGGGCGGTGATCCGAAGACCCCGGTGACCTACACGGTCGACCGCATCCGCGACGGACGGTCGTTCTCCACACGACGGGTGGTCGCGCTCCAGGACGGCCGCGCCATCTTCAACACCTCCATCTCGTTCCACACTCACGAGGACGGCTACGAGCACCAGGACCCGATGCCGGACGTGCCCGATCCCGAGACGCTGCCGACGTGGGCCGAGCGGGCCGCGAAGCTCGAGGGCAAGATCCCGGCCGAGCGACTCGAGTGGATGAAGCGGGAGCGGGCGATCGACACCCGCTCGGCGTTGCCCCACAGCATGTTCTCCGGCGAGCCGAGCACCGAACCGAACCCGGTGTGGATCCGGGCGAACGGTGACGTACCCGACGACCCGGACATCCACGCCCAGCTCCTCACGTACGCGTCCGACATCGCGTTCGTGGACAACATGTACCGCCCGCACCGGCGGCCCGGCGGACCCGGCATCATGCTGGCCAGCCTCGACCATGCCCTCTGGTTCCACCGCCCCCTGCGCATGGACGACTGGCTGCTCTTCATCCAGGACAGCCCCAGCGCGGCCGGTGCCCGCGGGTTCGCCCGGGGCGCGATCTACGACCGCGGTGGCGTCCACCTCGCGTCGGTCGCCCAGGAGGGCGTCATGCGGGAGCTCGATCCCGAGCGGGCGGACCCCGCGACCGCCCACAACTGA
- a CDS encoding M20/M25/M40 family metallo-hydrolase → MAAPDSLTGETVELLQQLIRNQCVNDGTPESGQEEISARLLRDELDGLGLDIEMIEGAPGRSSLVARYEGTDPDAPALCLMGHTDVVPVTPEGWRNDPFGGELIADADGVQEVWGRGAVDMLNLTSSMLVAFRDVVRSGIRYPGDIVYFAVADEEAGGLLGAGPIVHRNWDLVQCDYLLSEYGGTPTHGRDGTTVLVTNSEKGLGGRRITVHGTPGHGSMPYATDNALVKAAAIVSRVADAHITPRIDEMFTDRVRALDLPAETEAALLDPGRVTDALAALPPDLARNTHSCCHMTFSPNLLDAGSKTNIVADRAELYVDVRLLPGETQDDVDRALREIIGPDLLPSVEIENVYPTMHDADPGSPTDTPLWDALSDAIRMAYPDARVVPSLVTGATDARYFRRKGTVAYGAGLLSSGIPLEEFLNRFHGHNERIDVESLALTTQLWRDVLDRLWT, encoded by the coding sequence ATGGCCGCGCCCGACTCGCTCACCGGTGAAACCGTCGAGCTGCTCCAACAGCTGATCCGCAACCAGTGCGTGAACGACGGCACGCCCGAGAGCGGCCAGGAGGAGATCAGCGCGCGACTCCTGCGCGACGAGCTGGACGGTCTCGGACTCGACATCGAGATGATCGAGGGTGCGCCCGGCCGCAGCTCACTCGTCGCCCGCTACGAGGGCACCGATCCCGACGCACCGGCGCTCTGTCTCATGGGACACACCGACGTGGTCCCGGTGACCCCCGAGGGGTGGCGCAACGATCCCTTCGGCGGCGAGCTGATCGCCGACGCCGATGGCGTGCAGGAGGTCTGGGGACGCGGCGCAGTCGACATGCTCAACCTCACATCCTCGATGCTGGTCGCGTTCCGCGACGTCGTGCGCTCGGGCATCCGCTATCCCGGCGACATCGTGTACTTCGCCGTCGCGGACGAGGAGGCCGGCGGGCTGCTCGGGGCCGGGCCGATCGTGCACCGCAACTGGGACCTCGTGCAGTGCGACTATCTGCTCAGCGAGTACGGCGGCACGCCGACCCACGGCCGCGACGGCACGACGGTGCTCGTGACGAACAGCGAGAAGGGGCTCGGCGGGCGCCGCATCACCGTGCACGGCACGCCGGGCCACGGGTCGATGCCGTACGCGACCGACAACGCCCTCGTGAAGGCCGCGGCGATCGTGAGCCGGGTGGCCGACGCCCACATCACGCCCCGCATCGACGAGATGTTCACCGACCGGGTCCGCGCCCTCGACCTGCCCGCCGAGACCGAAGCCGCCCTGCTGGACCCCGGCCGGGTGACCGACGCGCTCGCGGCGCTACCGCCTGACCTGGCTCGCAACACCCACTCGTGCTGCCACATGACGTTCAGCCCGAATCTGCTCGACGCCGGCTCCAAGACGAACATCGTCGCCGACCGCGCCGAGCTCTATGTCGACGTCCGCCTGCTCCCGGGCGAGACCCAGGACGACGTCGACCGCGCCCTGCGGGAGATCATCGGCCCGGACCTCCTGCCGTCCGTCGAGATCGAGAACGTCTACCCCACGATGCACGATGCGGACCCCGGGTCACCCACCGACACGCCGCTGTGGGACGCGCTGAGCGACGCGATCCGCATGGCCTACCCCGATGCCCGGGTCGTGCCGAGCCTCGTGACCGGCGCGACCGACGCCCGCTACTTCCGGCGCAAGGGCACCGTGGCCTACGGCGCCGGACTCCTCAGCAGTGGCATTCCGCTCGAGGAGTTCCTCAACCGCTTCCACGGCCACAACGAACGCATCGACGTGGAGTCACTGGCGCTGACCACTCAGCTCTGGCGCGACGTGCTCGACCGTCTCTGGACGTGA
- a CDS encoding tRNA (cytidine(34)-2'-O)-methyltransferase, with protein sequence MHVVLVQPEIAPNTGAIVRLCANTGATLHLVEPLGFQLDDRLLRRGGLDYHEYAEMTVHPNLDAVAAALPGRWFGFSARSTRRYTDVDYRDDDVLVFGTERSGLSPDDKQRFEQDRLLTIPMLAGNRSMNLANAVSVVVYEAWRQADFAGAGADQPGLTAETTASPPFDS encoded by the coding sequence ATGCACGTCGTTCTCGTCCAACCGGAGATCGCGCCGAACACCGGTGCCATCGTGCGCCTCTGCGCCAACACCGGCGCGACGCTGCATCTCGTCGAGCCGCTCGGCTTCCAGCTCGACGATCGACTCCTGCGCCGCGGCGGGCTCGACTACCACGAGTACGCCGAGATGACGGTCCACCCGAATCTCGACGCGGTCGCCGCCGCCCTCCCGGGCCGGTGGTTCGGCTTCTCCGCCCGTTCGACGCGGCGCTACACCGACGTCGACTATCGCGACGACGACGTGCTCGTGTTCGGCACCGAGCGAAGCGGGCTCTCCCCCGACGACAAGCAGCGGTTCGAGCAGGACCGGCTCCTCACGATCCCGATGCTCGCGGGCAACCGGAGCATGAACCTCGCGAACGCGGTGTCGGTCGTCGTCTACGAAGCATGGCGCCAGGCGGACTTCGCCGGAGCCGGGGCCGACCAGCCCGGGCTCACCGCGGAGACGACGGCCTCACCCCCGTTCGACTCCTGA
- a CDS encoding NAD(P)-dependent oxidoreductase, translating to MLEGERILVTGATGQVARPIAEALQRAGNEVWAGARFTDPTAKAELEAQGIRTAVFTLGDPDLDHLPAVDYVIHCAVNNDPKTPDDALRINADGAGFLMRRYRDATAFFHMSSSSVYRDKDDPAALYAEDDDLGGTTPYAPHYGMSKLASEAVVRFQSRELGLPTIMARLNVAYGTSGHGGLPMVFHEFMKAGMPYQKIAGQDAYASPIHEDDIVAQVQGLLAHAAVGAPAVNLAGDEVVTLEEIIAHLEDLTGLSMTFTESDHLLFHTHAADTTKRRELAGPCAVTWRDGVRAALETRYPDAIRDDT from the coding sequence ATGCTCGAAGGCGAACGGATTCTGGTCACCGGGGCGACGGGTCAGGTCGCGCGGCCGATCGCCGAGGCGCTGCAGCGCGCCGGCAACGAGGTGTGGGCCGGCGCCCGCTTCACCGACCCCACCGCGAAGGCCGAACTCGAGGCCCAGGGCATCCGCACGGCCGTGTTCACCCTCGGCGATCCGGATCTCGACCACCTCCCCGCCGTGGACTACGTCATCCATTGCGCCGTCAACAACGACCCCAAGACCCCCGACGACGCGCTGCGGATCAACGCCGACGGCGCCGGCTTCCTCATGCGGCGCTACCGCGATGCGACGGCGTTCTTCCACATGTCCAGCTCGAGCGTCTATCGCGACAAGGACGACCCCGCTGCCCTCTATGCGGAGGACGACGACCTCGGCGGCACCACGCCCTACGCGCCGCACTACGGCATGAGCAAGCTCGCGAGTGAGGCCGTCGTGCGGTTCCAGTCCCGCGAACTCGGGCTGCCGACGATCATGGCTCGACTCAACGTCGCCTACGGCACGTCGGGCCACGGCGGCCTGCCGATGGTGTTCCACGAGTTCATGAAGGCCGGGATGCCGTACCAGAAGATCGCGGGGCAGGACGCCTACGCGTCGCCGATCCACGAGGACGACATCGTCGCCCAGGTGCAGGGGCTCCTCGCCCACGCGGCCGTCGGCGCGCCCGCAGTCAATCTCGCCGGCGACGAGGTGGTCACCCTCGAGGAGATCATCGCCCATCTCGAAGACTTGACCGGCCTCTCGATGACGTTCACCGAGTCCGACCATCTGCTCTTCCACACGCACGCGGCCGACACCACCAAGCGCCGCGAGCTCGCCGGGCCGTGCGCGGTCACCTGGCGCGACGGCGTGCGGGCCGCGCTGGAGACCCGGTATCCCGACGCAATCCGCGATGACACCTGA
- a CDS encoding SDR family NAD(P)-dependent oxidoreductase, giving the protein MQQLSGRTAVITGAASGMGRAFANRFAQAGMNVVMSDIEEPRLDEAVAEVAAHGTRVIGQITDVADGASVDELAARAFTEFDTVHLVCNNAGVAGGPSPDFINEANWRWVLDVNLWGVIHGHRAFLPRMIEQGIGHVVNTASMAGHLPGHSPYTASKWAVVGISQGLYHQMQREETGVGISCLCPGFVRTEIANSDRNRPESAAPPALYEPTPEEEMATLFVQELVKGGRPPSEVADLVHDAVVDDRFWIFTDLEMVKMLQEKHDSIMENRNPAPVGPLDS; this is encoded by the coding sequence ATGCAGCAACTCTCCGGCAGGACTGCCGTCATCACCGGCGCGGCGAGCGGCATGGGACGTGCCTTCGCCAATCGCTTCGCCCAGGCCGGCATGAACGTCGTCATGTCCGACATCGAGGAGCCGAGGCTCGACGAGGCGGTCGCGGAAGTCGCCGCCCACGGCACTCGCGTGATCGGCCAGATCACCGACGTCGCCGACGGCGCGAGCGTCGACGAGCTCGCGGCGCGCGCCTTCACCGAGTTCGACACCGTGCACCTCGTCTGCAACAACGCGGGCGTCGCCGGCGGACCGTCACCCGACTTCATCAACGAGGCGAACTGGCGCTGGGTGCTGGACGTCAACCTCTGGGGGGTCATCCACGGCCATCGGGCCTTTCTGCCCCGCATGATCGAGCAGGGCATCGGTCATGTGGTGAACACCGCGTCGATGGCCGGCCATCTCCCCGGGCACTCGCCGTACACGGCCAGCAAGTGGGCCGTCGTCGGCATCTCGCAGGGGCTCTACCACCAGATGCAGCGGGAGGAGACCGGCGTCGGCATCTCCTGTCTGTGCCCCGGCTTCGTCCGCACGGAGATCGCCAACTCGGATCGCAACCGCCCCGAGTCGGCCGCGCCGCCGGCGCTCTACGAGCCGACGCCGGAGGAGGAGATGGCCACGCTGTTCGTGCAGGAGCTGGTGAAGGGCGGTCGGCCGCCGAGCGAGGTGGCGGACCTCGTCCACGACGCCGTCGTCGACGACCGTTTCTGGATCTTCACCGACCTCGAGATGGTGAAGATGCTCCAGGAGAAGCACGACAGCATCATGGAGAACCGAAACCCGGCCCCGGTCGGCCCGCTGGACTCCTAG
- a CDS encoding class I SAM-dependent methyltransferase gives MGDLPPNHHADYPQFTGIFGFVAGLTMIVGRGRDARLVAQLAAVTADQHVVDIGCGPGTAARLTAAGGASVTGVDPSAPMLRLARLLTAIRRPRGALDWVQAGAEDMPLPDASADVVWSLASVHHWPELEAGIAEVSRVLRPGGMFLAVEKRTEPGATGNKSHGWTPQQADLFAAMLADRGYRDTSTADHDIGKRRLVVASGTHP, from the coding sequence ATGGGTGATCTCCCCCCGAACCATCACGCCGACTATCCGCAGTTCACGGGCATCTTCGGCTTCGTCGCCGGACTCACGATGATCGTCGGCCGCGGGCGCGACGCTCGTCTCGTGGCTCAGCTCGCGGCGGTCACCGCGGATCAACACGTCGTCGACATCGGCTGCGGTCCGGGCACCGCGGCGCGCCTGACCGCGGCCGGCGGCGCGAGCGTCACCGGCGTGGATCCCTCGGCGCCGATGCTCCGGCTCGCCCGGCTCCTGACCGCGATCCGCCGGCCCCGCGGTGCCCTCGACTGGGTGCAGGCGGGCGCGGAGGACATGCCGCTCCCGGACGCTTCGGCCGACGTCGTCTGGTCGCTCGCGTCGGTCCACCACTGGCCCGAACTCGAGGCCGGGATCGCCGAGGTCAGCCGAGTGCTCCGCCCCGGCGGCATGTTCCTCGCCGTCGAGAAGCGCACCGAACCGGGAGCGACCGGCAACAAGAGCCACGGTTGGACGCCACAGCAGGCCGATCTCTTCGCCGCGATGCTCGCCGACCGCGGCTACCGCGACACGAGCACCGCCGACCACGACATCGGCAAACGCCGCCTCGTCGTCGCCTCCGGCACCCACCCCTGA
- a CDS encoding HTTM domain-containing protein, protein MILAWLHRRAEGWQRFWFTPTSSSTFALMRTLLGVSCFGWALSILPDLRTFYFDDGLLPEPFYRDNRYGLFQWFTGDTAVVVVWCLLVVASLSLAAGRLTRLGAPVLWLMLMTMQQGAGTVLNAGDGLLRIWTAYFALFALFTPNRFLDAPLLGERTPAGRRWPLAPTWLVRLAQIQLTIIYPATIIAKLEGDTWREGTASLYALGLVDFERFWVPAFVRENLAVGNVMTYFTVAVELSIPFLLWTRRTRWLGLAAGLAMHIGFDYTMRLGFFFPAMLVGYVAFVRPEEIERFVRRAGRWVRRSRGGSRPETVEHVAPELSGQRQ, encoded by the coding sequence ATGATCCTCGCCTGGCTCCATCGACGCGCCGAGGGGTGGCAGCGGTTCTGGTTCACCCCCACGTCGTCGAGCACGTTCGCGCTCATGCGCACGCTGCTCGGCGTGTCGTGCTTCGGCTGGGCGCTCTCGATCCTCCCCGACCTGCGCACCTTCTACTTCGACGACGGCCTGCTGCCGGAGCCGTTCTACCGGGACAACCGCTACGGGCTGTTCCAGTGGTTCACCGGCGACACCGCGGTGGTGGTCGTCTGGTGCCTGCTGGTGGTCGCCTCGCTCTCGCTCGCAGCCGGTCGGCTCACGCGGCTCGGTGCGCCGGTGCTCTGGTTGATGCTGATGACGATGCAGCAGGGCGCCGGGACCGTCCTCAACGCGGGTGACGGTCTGCTGCGGATCTGGACGGCCTACTTCGCCCTCTTCGCCCTCTTCACCCCGAACCGCTTTCTCGACGCGCCCCTGCTCGGCGAACGCACACCCGCCGGCCGGCGGTGGCCTCTCGCGCCGACCTGGTTGGTGCGCCTCGCCCAGATCCAGCTCACGATCATCTACCCGGCGACGATCATCGCGAAGCTGGAAGGTGACACCTGGCGGGAGGGCACAGCATCGCTCTACGCGCTCGGCCTCGTCGACTTCGAGCGCTTCTGGGTGCCGGCCTTCGTGCGCGAGAACCTCGCGGTCGGCAACGTCATGACCTACTTCACGGTCGCCGTCGAGCTCTCGATCCCGTTCCTGTTGTGGACCCGCCGCACGCGCTGGCTGGGTCTCGCCGCGGGCCTGGCCATGCACATCGGGTTCGACTACACGATGCGGCTCGGCTTCTTCTTCCCGGCGATGCTCGTCGGCTACGTCGCGTTCGTCCGGCCCGAGGAGATCGAGCGGTTCGTGCGTCGCGCCGGCCGCTGGGTCCGCCGCAGCCGCGGGGGTTCACGTCCAGAGACGGTCGAGCACGTCGCGCCAGAGCTGAGTGGTCAGCGCCAGTGA
- a CDS encoding dienelactone hydrolase family protein produces MSDVSFPVNGTTAAGHLAIPESGSGPGVIVIQEWWGLNDQIRRVADRLAAAGLVALAPDLYHGELAGHDEMDKAGELMTTLPPERAARDMSGAVDYLLEHDAVSSSGVGVVGFCMGGMLTMMLAAQRGDAVQAAVPFYGFPSGDGEPDWSGLTAVVRGHMSADDAFFPADAARDLAARLRADGKDVEFAIHDAGHAFMNEENALGSHDAALAAELWPQVIDFLRDNVS; encoded by the coding sequence ATGAGCGACGTTTCGTTTCCCGTCAACGGCACCACGGCCGCCGGCCACCTGGCGATTCCCGAGAGCGGCTCCGGCCCCGGGGTGATCGTGATCCAGGAGTGGTGGGGCCTCAACGACCAGATCCGGAGAGTGGCCGATCGCCTCGCCGCGGCCGGCCTCGTCGCCCTCGCGCCCGACCTGTACCACGGCGAGTTGGCCGGCCACGACGAGATGGACAAGGCGGGTGAGCTGATGACCACGCTCCCGCCGGAGCGCGCCGCCCGCGACATGAGCGGTGCCGTCGACTACCTGCTCGAGCACGACGCCGTGTCCTCCTCGGGCGTCGGGGTCGTCGGGTTCTGCATGGGCGGGATGCTGACGATGATGTTGGCCGCCCAGCGCGGCGACGCGGTGCAGGCCGCCGTGCCCTTCTACGGATTCCCGTCGGGTGACGGCGAACCGGACTGGTCGGGCCTCACCGCGGTGGTGCGGGGCCACATGTCGGCCGACGACGCGTTCTTCCCCGCCGATGCGGCCCGGGACCTTGCCGCGCGCCTCCGGGCGGATGGCAAGGACGTGGAGTTCGCCATCCACGACGCGGGCCACGCGTTCATGAACGAGGAGAACGCCCTCGGCTCCCACGACGCGGCGCTGGCGGCCGAGCTCTGGCCCCAGGTGATCGATTTCCTGCGCGACAACGTCAGCTGA
- a CDS encoding TetR/AcrR family transcriptional regulator translates to MSNKRTTDSHWPRHADEDVAVDRLLDAAGRAFAELGVAKATMVDVAAAAGCSRATLYRYFPNQEALHLAFVHRATLRTAAYLAGERRAGAPNSLADRVIAGVASVRDDPAMSEWFEPENMAVPIKVSQNSELLRTMSAGLLTELGPTHLDQEELERRAEWLLRSIISLLAMPGRDAASERAMVESFLVPVLLADSHSKA, encoded by the coding sequence GTGTCCAACAAGCGCACCACCGACAGCCACTGGCCTCGCCATGCGGACGAGGACGTCGCCGTCGACCGCCTGCTCGACGCCGCCGGGCGTGCCTTCGCCGAACTCGGCGTGGCCAAGGCCACCATGGTGGACGTCGCCGCCGCGGCCGGTTGCTCGCGGGCCACGCTCTACCGCTACTTCCCCAACCAGGAAGCGCTGCACCTCGCGTTCGTCCACCGGGCGACGCTACGCACCGCCGCCTACCTCGCCGGGGAGCGCCGCGCCGGCGCGCCGAACTCTCTCGCCGACCGGGTGATCGCCGGTGTCGCGTCGGTCCGAGACGACCCGGCCATGTCGGAGTGGTTCGAGCCGGAGAACATGGCCGTCCCGATCAAGGTCAGCCAGAACTCCGAGCTGCTGCGGACGATGTCCGCCGGCCTGCTCACCGAGCTCGGCCCGACCCACCTCGACCAGGAGGAGCTCGAGCGCCGAGCCGAATGGCTCCTGCGATCGATCATCTCCCTGCTCGCCATGCCCGGACGCGACGCCGCGTCGGAACGGGCGATGGTCGAGTCGTTCCTCGTCCCTGTCCTTCTCGCCGACTCACACTCGAAAGCGTGA